The Rhipicephalus sanguineus isolate Rsan-2018 chromosome 10, BIME_Rsan_1.4, whole genome shotgun sequence genome segment TGCGTCCAGAAGTTCGCGCAGTTCGTGCTGCCGCTGCTTGTCGTCTACCCCATCGTGTGAGTCGAACGGCTGCCACCAGGAGGCGAAGTTATGTTACTATATCGAAGGAAGCTTCACGTATATATCTACGCATACGCTCAGGCGTTAGGCATACCTGTGAAAGGCCTTCCCCTAGCTAGGTGTATGTACACCCCTCAAGAACTGTCGGAAACGTACAACTTAAAGAAGTGCTGGAGATCACTGCTGATGGGTGATTGGCCATTCGTGGGGATTTGCAAGAGGCGTTTTGAAGTATCAGTAAAAAATGAGGTAAGAAATGGGATGGCCtacagaccttttcaacggagaggGAGAGCTACTGGAAGACGATGACTGTTTTGAACTACTAAATCACAGACTACGTTGAGACGATGACTGCGTTGAACAAACTAAATCTCAAGACCACTTTGAGAGCAAATACTCTTTTGATAAATGTCCTACGCGTCACAGACTATCGAAGCGACGCGAGAATTGCTGCGATTTTTGAAATCGACTGACCTCGGTGATAGACTGTCAGCGTACTTGACAATCACGCATGTTCGCACTAGGAGAACCATCCTCCACCGTCTCATCTCCTCCGTTCTTGAGAATACTAACGATGAGCTATTtaaatacaccatttaccgttggcggtactcagatatCGGTGAcccttcagcgtgttttcgttatcactagcgaggtggCGCCTTTTCCATCTCTAGGACAGCTAGCCGAATACACGTCTGATTAACCGTCCTGCCTTCTCCTCCGTAGTGAATGGCTCTTTTAGTGTTACGCTTCAATGACGTAACGCTAATAACGTACTCGCACCTTATCTCCCGCAGGTACACAAGCAGAAAACCGACCAAAGTGGACAAGTACAGGTAAGCTGGTTGCTGAACTCCCTACCTACGCAATTAGCGTTCTCCTTTAAATGCACGTAAATTGAGCTAACCATCTCATTGAGTTCGTATACACAATTCACTTGTTTGTTGTAACGTCATTCAACAGTCCTATAGCGCATCAATGTAGTACAGGTATGACGGCTACGTACAAAAGGCAAAATAAACGAAAATTCTGTGGCGTAATCTGTTACTCAAATCCACAGGCATACAAAACAGTAGCAGAGAGGTTCCGTAAAGTTCGAATAATTTATGATCACCCTTTCCCGCTGCAGGCCTACCAAGGCTACAGATTTCACCCTCATTCAGTACCTGGCCAAACAGCGAAAAGTCATGCATGGCACGGAGGCGAGACACTTGAGATACATTCCAAAGGTAAGCCAGCTCACCACAATACTTTCCCTTCGCAGGAATCACTGTCAGCTTGTTGTACACAATTCCATCGTTTGGGTGCGAATGACTGCGGTTTAGCTTAACTATAAATATCCAGCACCAAGagcggcgcagtgcgcgctcaCTGTGGCATGTCCACTGTGGCATGGGTGACATTTGCTTCagctttttttcagttttatgaTTGGTTGTGCTCGGCTTCCAATGTGAAGTATTCGAAAACTATTATTCTATGAAGTATTCGAAAACTAATAGTGACTAGTTGAGTCCAGGACCCGTATCCAATCGGATCCTTCACTAATCATATTTGAGAGTGTTCGATCCGAAAGTTTCAAATACTAACAGATCTCTGCACATATAGGGCGGAGGTTTAGGGGCAGATAGAAGCTTGGAGAGATGAAAAATAGTTGTACAGGGGGGTGTCGCTAAGAcgcgacgtttcggcaagtggtcttgtcttcttcaaggcagcaagaccacatgtcgaaacgttgacaaaaCCACTAGTGGAAACGCTGGCTCGAGCCACATCCCCTGTTCCAGAATTTTTCATCTCATCACACCCCTAACTAGAAGCTTGCGTAGAGCGTTTTTACTGTACATATTCTGTCTGAGTTTGCTTCCCAAGTTAGCGAGCGTTACTACTCAAAAGATGCTTGCTTTCTTACGATATCATGTAGAGGAAAATCTGGCGCCGCGTTTATCGGAGTTTTCCGATGGTAGCAGCAACGCCGAGGGATGGTAGCGATCAGGATTGTAGTAGGAAATTTATTTAACGACAGGGGGATGTAGGGTTCGACCCCCACACCCTCCTTCCCGttatgtacgtgcgtgtgtgtgttcgtatgCCTGCGGgtataaagataaataaaaaattaaggcaacttcgcattagtggtgccaagcctgaaggaagtgcagagctgggcggcctgccctgtttctctttatttctctctttaattcttcctctctttctttatttttccctcTTCTcactgttttttctctcttttttgtctctatttctatttctttctttctctctctatttctttctctttctcgctctttcaatctttctttccctttctctctctctctctctatttctcgcttcctctttcttcttaTCTCTATTGTCCCCTCTCTCTATGCTCgatgtctcgcccatcagagttattgcatcccacgccggacaaatcggcgcacgtgctctggaaGCGAAGCTgaagacgaagaggacgaagagagcacgtgtcgGTTCATGAGGATAATTTTTGTTCGCAACGAACCGAGATTCTTCAAGCTTAAACAGTTCCGCAATAAACTTCAGCGGGAAATTACCGCCCCGCAACCCCCCTTCCACCTCCTCCCACGCCACCTTCGTTTGCTGAAcctcccctctggctacgccagtgataagGATGTAACGAAGCAATGACTTCAGAATAGCCGACTGTTACGTAGTCAACCTGCCCATGTTAACACATCGATAACTAAATAAAAATAAGGTATGTGTTGTCTTTTCTGTGTAGTGAATTGTGGTGCACTTCGCGCTGTTGAAAAAGTCGTTTCGAAAGCGACGCAACGTGTAGGCATGTGAGCCTTTGTCATTGAACTTTCCTCTTCCATTTGCAGATCCTGTACGTACTATGCGAGAGGCTGCTCAGGCTTAGTCAGTCCAAGGGAACGCTAGGCACAAGCAGCGTGAAGAGCTCCTCAAGTAGCAGCATCAGCAGCCGGAGCAGGTACTTGAACTGGGATTCATTTTACATACAGCCAGATCCGTAAGGGCTGGTTAAAATAATGTGTGGCAATTATAATAAACATTAGAATCGCCGCATACGCTTTCCACGACCAAACGCGTTCAGGAACACAAGCGCGTGTCCCATTCATCTTGAAAATCTCTCAGCTGACTGTCTAAACAATACTGTGAATGCTTAGCCCAGAAACTGAGCAGATGACGCTGTGAAGGGGGATTGAAAGCCCCGTGATGCACGAAAGGGTATCATTCGAAATATTGCACTACCAGAACTGCTGACGCCGACACTACATCCCCTATAGCTTCCGAAACAATGTCATAGGTGGCTTTTGTTCCGTACATTTGTTTTCCTGTTGACAAAATTTCCGTGTTCACTGAACAACGCCGGGACGAACGGATTTTGAAAATGAGTGCGGCTAACTACTATGGCACAAACTCTCTTGTAAGCCATTGACAAGGCAATGTTGTATGTCATGCCACTCgattaaaaatgaaaaaaaaaagcaacgcttTTCTAATTTTATTGTGTGGCCTTTCTTAGCTCTTCCATAGATCGTTCACAAAAGCCATTTCTGGAAAGAACTTTACAAgcaaagaaagatggaaaaggcGCTAAAAGCTCTTTATTATCTCTCTGTCTCAGTtttgtgataaaaaaaaattgtccaaCAAgtgatgtcgctagagccaacgtatCGACACgtagacttgtcttcgtcagggaaTCAACTGGCTGCCCTGGCGAAGACAACTCCAcgtgtcgaaacgtcggctccagcgacattccctgctaAACGATCTTTCCATCACTACAACCCTCCTACATCTTCCCCGGAACTTCGGTCTTCTCTGAATATCTCACTCCTCGTGATTCAACGTTACAGCACAACGGCCGGTTCCACGTCCAGCACCGGAAGCACGGTGCGCTGTCCGAGCTTCGAGCTGACCGAGCTGGACCCTTTCTGGAACTACTTCCTCTCTTCCTCCGTGAGCCACGACCGATGGCGACCCACGGCGCTGAGCGAGCGCGGCGACTCGGCGGCCACCAGCGGCTCCTCCGTGACCACGAGCGTGGAGGACATTCTCTCGCCGTctcccgacgacgacgacgatgaggaCGAAGAACCATCGGACACCGACGCGGTCCTGGACTCCCTCCTGATCGCCGGACTCGCCGGCCTCTTCGCGTCGACGCCCAACAGCCCGGAGTTCAGCAGTTACGAGGACGAAGAGTTCGAGGCCAGCGAAGCCGGCGGCAGCAGTCAGGACGATGAGACCCTGACCGAGAACGCCTGCTTCAAGGAGCTGTCGTCGCAGAAGGAACTGCGGGCACGTCGTGAGGTACGCAGATCGTGAGGCAATGAAGTCGAGTGTGCCTTCTTTAATAATATGGTTCAAGTAGATGTGAACAGGTTCATCATATATATGCacgctaaagggcccctaaaccaccaacagacgttCGCGTGCTCCCCTCCGTGCCTTTCCGCTATCCGCAGCGGCCGTCGTGATGTCACCTGTCCGATTAGGTGACGTCACGAGCACACGAGCAACAGACGCTGTCGAGGGCATgaacaagaacctgtttgtctgctagcAGGGGCGCGCTCCCTCCTCTTTTTTCGGAGAGGAGGAGCTTTCGGAGAGGAGGAGAAacaagccgacgaacgcagcgaaAAGGAGCAAAACGAGCAAGGGCCAAACGCGTGACTTCCACTTGCGTTCTTGTtgacttgtgcacaactgcaacgccataGCTAAATTTCCTCCTCTCGATGGTTTGtgggccctttaaagaaccccaggtggtcaaacttaATCCGCCGGACTATACGGCGCGCATCATGATCACACCGTGGCTTCTGCATGTAAAGCACTGCGGTGTTTAACTAAAATATTGAAAATTAACTCTGCTCAGGATGAGGCCGCCTGCTCGTCGGTGGCCCTGTCTCCTTCGGACATAGCCTCGGCGCTGCTCCTGGAGCACAAGCTGCTGGGAGCCGTGTACCTGGCTCGGCTGCGGAAGTACCAGCGCGAGCTGAACACCAGGGGTGCCGCGTGGGATAAAGTGAACGTCGAAGAGGACCCAGTGATACTGGCCGGACTTCTCTGGTACTGGCTAGATGAACTGAAGGAGCCGGTGCTCAGCAAACAGGACCTGACAGCTGTCGTCGTGCGGCCGACGAACCCTGTCGCCGTTCTTCAGAAGCTGAACAAGGTATCGTCTCTTTGTTGAAGACAGTGCCCTTCTGGACCTTTTCAACTCACCTTCTACAACAGATTGTGATGATGTCTACAATGCCGACGATAATTTAGGACCGAGTTCAACTAGTCTAGTGTAGAGGACTCCCTCAGCTAGTTACCGTGTTCACTCCCAGACCACCGGTACCGTCTAATTCTGGGTGTGTGATCATAACGAGGACAATCGCTTGCGCATGTCGCCTCTGCTTTTTTTCGTCCGTTTCTGTGCCTTTGGTGAACTATGTCTGACTAGCACATGTTCACACCCTGCACGGTAGGACGTACGGGGTCCGGAAACTTTTTGCAGAGGCTGTATGCATTGCAGTAGAACGGCGAGTTGGGCAAGCTGGTACTAACTCGTAATACTTCATTACAATGGCGAGACAGTGCATCGTCGGTATTCtatttgcaggggcgtagccagaaattttttcggggggggggggggttcaaccatacattatgtatgttcgtgcgtgcgtttgtatgtgtgcgtgtatatatacccaagcaaaactgaaatatttcgggggggggggtctgaaccccccaacccccccccccttggctacgcccctgtctattTGGTACCTGTCATGTCTTGGGGTattaaatgaaatgaaaaatccGTGACCAGGTGGTGTCGCTCGAGCGAACATTTCAACCGAGTGATCTTATCTTTCTTAAGGCAGCAAATCCCTTCATTAGCTGAGTGTAtctgttgtcttcttcaaggctgcaactatgTTCCTTAGCTGATTGCATAAAAGTGCATATGCACTCATCTAAGGAAcagagttgcagccttgaagaagacaagaccacttgcgagacgttggctccagcgacactgaCTGTTCAAGGAATTTTCATCTTTTCCAACCTCCATCTTCCCTTGAACTTCTGCGGTACTAAAAGAGGTATTGCGAATACACTGCTTCTCGTCCTCACTGCATGCAGGCAACCCGCTTCACGACCGAGTACCTGGTTAGGTTCGTGGCGCGTCTGAACCTGCCCACTCCCACCGAAAGGCGTAACGTTATACGGCGACTGACGAGCGCCCTCTGCCACCAGACGCTGTCCATCGACGGCATCCAGCGGCCGGCTGTGGCCGGCTGGGCCAAGATGCGCCAGGGCACGGCGGCGCGGGCCACCGAGTTCATGGAGGTGCTGCACGACGCCGTGAGTGCGGACGCGGCGCCCTCGGTCAGCCAGCGAGACGGCACGCAGAAGCATAACGGGACTGCCCTCACCAACGGTGCTTCCACTTCGAGGGACAAGAACTTTCGCGGTATCAACATCATGGCGTCGGCCATCGCCAGGTAGCGACAGACAGAGAGCTGCACAGTTCGGTGTACGATTGGCCGAGATGGGCCGAGAATTTTTAGGAACCGACGCACTTTCCCGGTCCTGGTTTGAAGAACCTTGGCCTCCGGAAACTATGTCATTGGACCATGGATTGTCGAAGCGAGTGCTCTAAGACACGAATGAACGTGCATTCCTTTGCTTGGCGATGAAGGTTTCGAGCTAACAGAGATATTGGTATCTGGTTTTGGGAGGGACCAGTGTCTTGTTGCAATGTTCACGGGGAGAGTCGTTCAGGTGGGAAACCTTGTACGCGAACTTCCGAAAATCAGTGAGTTCGGGACGATGTCTCAAGTAGCTTCGTTCTCGACCTGCCGCGATGATGACTACATGCGTTTGTGTGTCCTCGTAGATTCCCTTTTCATGTGACCACTCTTGTGAAAAGCAAAATATTTGTTTTCATAAAAAATACGTCTACAGTTGTACTTAATCTTCCGAAAACGTGTACTGCGGGCAATCTAGAAATGAGGTGCGCAGTTTATGGAACGTTACAAAGAATGTTGCGTGGGGTTTCCTTCAGGTTAGTTCGGGACAGAAGCTGTACTTATTCGCGGTATTTATTTGAATACTGTCGCactgcttttttgtttgttgttctcTTACAAGTAGTCGCGGATCTCGAAGCCTAAGTTTTTACTACACAACGCAGAGAAGTCTACGTGCGCCGTTTATTATCTTACAGAAACGAGGGCGCAGTTAAGAGTACGATCTCCCCTACCGTACGTGAACGTACTCTGAATTGCTTATTTCCGCTTAATTAGCAGCCTTTCATTTAAGATGGCAGATGAAACGAGCCAGGTGCGTCAGTAATGAGGGAGAAGAGGTGATCAGAGCTTTGGGTATATCGACTAATGGAAGAGCTAATTTTAATTTaatccgtgttttcgtcgcgcaatttctttgacgtcatggatcaccaactagcccgaaatgctgctctcattaagcTAATTTAGACTACAAATACATCGCCCTGGTTGGTCTAAGTCGATTGAGTCTTCTGTTATCCTTTCACTTCAGATTGACAAGCGCTACTCATACACTGCAGAGTTCCCATCAGGTGGCAGAGTGCCTTGGTGGATATACTCAGAAGCCTCGGAGCTACGAAAGGGTCACGCACTCACGGCTTTTGCTAGAGTCGCGTGTACTGCGTGTGTTCACTGGACCGTTGCGTGTCATGTTGGTGACATTGCGCAAACACGTGTACCAAAGATGACCATGACGGTAACGCCAGAAAGAGAAGAAGCAGGCCCTGATAAGCGCCTGCAGCTGGTGTAGATGGTCTACGAAGAGAGAATCGTGTACATATATTGTTTTGGCACATACTGGCGAGTCTAACCATGCTTGAAGAAAGTCTTTGAAGAGTATAATCGACTTCAGCTGTGGACTTTGAGGGTTTTTACCTGTGCTCGAAAAGATGTGTATTACGGTCATTGAAGCCTTCTGCCTGTAGCTTCATGCTCAAATGCTCGTTACCCATCACGATAGTTTGATCCTTCTAGTTACTGAAGTTCTGCAAGTCGTTCACAGTGTTTCGTTGCTCTTATTTTAAAAGCAGCAGCGACATGCGTACCCCACGCATATTTTGCTCCCATGTGTTCTCTATTTGCTTGATTTCGGTATATGCCTGGCAGTGAAGCCGTTCGCTTCAAGTTACACCacgtaaataaatataaaaagaaagagcTTGGACGCCTAAACAGGCGCAAAAGATTAACCTTTGTTGAAAGCTTCCGCATGTGACAAAATCGAGTTAGGCCTGCGAGTGCTGTGGCAGTAGAAAGCCCGACTAGCAATAAACACAGAACTCGCAAAATCGCTGCAAGCGCGGCGGTTCACTCTCGCGCTGTTTTGGTAACCACTTATGGAGGAACAACAAGTGATCTCCGTTCTAAGAACACGTTCCTGCCAACCATCAAAAGAAGTCATCTTTTCTTCCTGAACTCATTAATTACCAAGCAAACACACAGAATAAGTAGACAGTATAGTAGGTCAAGTTTATTTTTCCCTTTTCCGAAGTGAGATAGGCGACGTTTTCACGTTCTTCCTTGCCTCAACAACTTTACAAGAAGACAACGTTTCCTAGTGCTGCAACGGAAGAGACCACTTCAATTATGACATTTGCTAAACGTCACGGACTTCGCACGAAATAATTTCTGCATGATAAATCAGGGACCGAACATTTATCGAATGGTATTGATATGAAAGAGATCTCTTGAAAAGTGCGAAAAGAGGCCTGAGAGGGGGGATATAGgtgcaaattctttttttttcttctggctacTACGTTATACGACTCATATCAAAGCAACCTGTCTGAAACTgtacatatgtaatataacgAATCACTGACCACTCAACCCATGTATATTCTTGGCAATGGTGTATTTCCACCGGGATACATGGAGCTGAACATACGCGCTTTCGACAAGGTAAACCAACCTCTTCTATAACGTTCAATTTCAGTATGCATAAAAATTGTACTGCATCTTGTGCATCGGTCATTCTCTTATACGTATGGCATTATTTTGTGCAGTTGCTATCAGAACCAAAGCTTACCGGATGAGTacctgctcactgatcacggcgtgGTCCTGTATGTAAGGCTGCTGAAGGTGTAAAAGGTTTTGTAAGGTCGTGAAAAGTGTTTCAATGGTGAAAGCGTACTGAATGACTTGCAATGCCCCCACGGTGGTCCGGCATAAAGGGTCTTGAATGGTGTGAAAGGTTACAAAAAGTTTTGAAATGTTCATTGGTACAGAGGCAGTGATTCCAGcacaagggagagagagagagagagagagagagagagagagagagagagagagagagagagagagagagagagagagagagaactgttttaatgaaaagctggagatgttagcctggctgttcgcctgacatgctactccaggtgctgtgTTCACAATGCAGCCGCTGACATGCGCTGGCGAAGACTGACATTTGGTGATTACAGGTTTCACTGCAAAAGCAACCATTCCTGTATTTTTGAGCATAACCATGGTGTTCTGTTTGAAAATGTCGCGAGGGTACGTCGTGGTGTATTTAAAGGGACTAAAAGAAAATATTAAGTTGAGCTAGACTGAAATGTCAGGCTTGTGTAATATAACCAATTCATCATTCGTGGCGAGAACAGAGCATTTGTAAGCAAGACAGCGGTGAAATTGAGAAATAGGAGTGGCGCCCTCAGTCATGCCCTGTGGGTACCTCATCAAATGACGTCAGATACTCTATTTTGATTACTCAAGGTACGTCTTACAGATGAGAAGTGAGTTACATACATTTCGACACTAAAGTTAGCGTGCAGCGAGCCAGAATTATTGCTACATGTTACGGCCGCGGAGCTCTCGGACGCCCACTGATTCACAGACATCGGCAGCCGAGGTGGTGACGTCAAGTCCTCCATTTGGCGCAGGCACTTCAAAAAAGAGCAGCGGCACCGGGGAATTTCGGTTGATTTCTCGACGCAGAAAATTCGTTTATTGGCGCGCAGAAAGCGGTGATACACTCCAacgcaggtaaaaaaaaaaatcaatctaACTCAACTTAATATTTTTCCTTTAGTGCAACTTTATGGACAAGAAAACAATGAGCTCACTCTTCAATGTGTCGCCTCAGTGACGGTACCTTGAAGTAACTGGCCACAAAGAAAGCTGTGAGCGGTACTTTCGGTCATATAatttcatatagatacactagagggaactctggcgctagtgtctgtgggagctgcaacgcatggcgcttcagccagcatgggaatgatgggtagtacacggatttggctaaacttcgttctttcggctccgtttggctccgcgtcacctgcatccTCTTTGTCGCAAAATAAAGTTCAGCAatagtcagcagttccacttcaccactttaacgtttttaggctcaccaattcaaatctggtcacgaagttcactacgatccattcttttatccgaaagaaaaccaaaacacagcaataaacaaagccacagggGCGTTCGAAGctcgcaagtacgaagactatgcgaatccgtgtactacccatcattcccatggtggctgaacgatcgcagcgccagagtcccctctagttaattttaggaaactctatgctttcgGTCATGAAGGCTGGTAGTAATGAAGTTCCGAGTTTATGGAAGGAAATGAGTAGTACTTCGAAGCACGTTTGGGTCCGTTCGAACAAATTTACTGCGTTGCCTTAGGTGCACGATTTCAGTTTTCGCGTTTGTACAGCTACGTTGCTAGGCCTGTAACTCGTGCTCAAATATAACGATCCCCAATTTTAACGAGACTCGACGTTCTAGATGTATGCTTCCACGAGATGTGTCTGTAAAATATTCATAACGTTTCACTTTCCACATTCAGTGACTATCGATGTACTATCGTCTACAGCTTGTACAGAACGTTCCAGCGAACCTATATGTTCTTCCTTCAAGTGGCTGTTCCAAATaaaggcaacaacaaaaaaaatgaattcaCGTAAAAATGACTGGCTCATTGTGATTGTGAATGAACAAATCGACGCGACTACCACTCCATATGCCGTGGGAGATCTACAGCTATTAATCGAAGCTCACGACAACAGCAGTTCAAATGAAGAGGTAACTTTCCACGAGGCTAGAGTAATTTGAATGAAACACGGCACCATGCGTGTTAGCCGTTGTTTTCTATCAAGAAATCATCATTAAAACTTCGCACCGAGTCGATCGCGCCTCTAGAACCTTTTAGGAAGGCACAAAGGTAATAAGGTACACAGTCGATGATCATAGGACGCATTAATAGAGAAGTAGCCGTCTATTCATTCAGACGACTTTCTATAGGTGCAAGATACGGGCGGCTACTATGAGCCTATAGCCAAGGAGCTCACCACGCGGGTGAAACAAACACGAATGACGCGAGTGGTTTGCTCACAAGCAAAGCACTTAACCAGCTAGTATGTTCTCATTGCTTACCGCCCTTGAGCCACACTTGTCGTCCCATATATAGACTAGCGTGCCGTCACTGTATTAATGAGAGGCTTACTTAGGCTACAAAATAGATGGCCACCGTTGCAGCTGCCAGTCGTTGGCGTCTCCCTGTATTCAGGTATACGCTCGGTAGTCgtaaggtaaaagaaaaaaaataaacactccGAAAACGTGGCCCAGTTATTACCGCCCGTTCGATACACTGTGCATTTCTGCGCTCGAAGAACAGGCCTCGCGTGTACGTGCATCGATCGGCAAACGTCCCGATACAAGCGTCTGCGCGCATAGCTTGTGTATGAGGCTTTCGTTTCGCTCTTCAGCTACGCTTCTCTCGGATGCTTCTGTATCTTTTAACCTACGGCTGTCATCGTAGAATCAATAGAAGACGCTTATAgcccataataataataaaaaagaagtacGGAAGGGCCTCCCACAAACAAGTTTATTTGTCCCAGGTAGGAACATACATCCACCAAAACAGTGCCAGTCTGTTGTGTTGTTTCTCGGTAACGAAGACCTATACTAAGCGAACTTGTTTCAGTGGCTTGTAGTGTCACGCTAGATGAATGACCTCATCcagctcttcagtcttgtcttaGAGTCATTGATCCTTCAAAGGGCCTCTAAAGTGTCATTGATCCTTCAAAGGGCCTCTAAAGTACATACGATATCTTTtttaaacatttcaagtaaacgcgtgcATTCAGTTCCGAGTGCTGTCACGATAAACATTGACAAACTCGATAGTGCTACGCGCCCGAGGTTCTTCCTGGGCCTTTCGGTATCtccagcgttggccgtgacgtcaccacaAGAATATGGTCGCGTCAGCAGCAGAAAGAGATTGCCGCAGGTATGCGCGCACCCTGCTTATCTTCCTCGAGCGGAGAGGAAGAACAGTCGGCCAGGAGAACAGTCGAGGCaacgaacggagcgtagcgaaggaaagagcgaaacgagcgagggccgcaTGTTGATCATCAAAAGCGTATAACTTCGCTTTTAAGTTTAAGTGACTCTGATTCCTGTAGATTTACGTGCTGAAACGCCGCTGTGGCTATGAGACGAGCCTGGGTGGTAGACCTTACGAAAGAACCTTAGCCATCCAAGTTCCCTTAGCCTGTGTCAAAATCTAAGTACATAACacaaggcattttttttctgaattacgaAAAGGAAGGAAGAGGAAAGTAAATCTGTCCTCGTGCCGCAATCTTTCATTCAATCCAAGCTTTTCAAAAATGACACCAAAATTACAGTTTAGACTGACGACAGCCGAGATCAGAGCCTCATAACTCTGGTTTCTCGAAGGAAACGGTTTGCAGTTTTGTCGAGCACGGTGCTGAGAATCTACGGGCAGTGAAGCGGTGAAAATCGCAACACAAGGTGCTCCATCGTGCATTTGCACCCACGCACTTGACAATCTGGACTTCTTCCCATTCCGATGACGTAAGAACAGGCTATATGCACCATGCCGTAGCTGGACGACTGATGACAGTTACCTCCCGTCAAGGCAAGCCACTCAAAAGCCGGAACTTTACACCTGTCTGCAGTCCTTACAATATCCACGTGCAGGGACTATTAGTTGCGCTGGAAGTTATTGTTCTGACGTCCACTCGAGTTCACGtatccttaaaggggcactgacaccgaTTTCCGAAGCTGATTTTACTcagccatacaaatctcctgtacacagagacggctctgaacaAGGGTGAAGCTCAGTGAATGCTCATAA includes the following:
- the LOC119406379 gene encoding protein tyrosine phosphatase domain-containing protein 1, whose translation is MSEDLEAALPPTDAEGQNCISYGNPLPSRYSKISERIRRSAPGEFQCQVFCGGAQCKYEAGADWPAQDCAITGLYSHWITDDILAMARPNTEAILRYNIIQQFHDNGIRSVFNLQLPGEHAHCGNPLESGGFSYDPQDFMDNGVFFYNFGWRDYGTPSSLALLDMVKVMSFALTEGKVAVHCHAGLGRTGVLVASYLVFALRCRPNDAVRFVRLKRRGSVQTQSQIDCVQKFAQFVLPLLVVYPIVPTKATDFTLIQYLAKQRKVMHGTEARHLRYIPKILYVLCERLLRLSQSKGTLGTSSVKSSSSSSISSRRNQLAALAKTTPRVETSAPATFPAKRSFHHYNPPTSSPELRSSLNISLLVIQRYSTTAGSTSSTGSTVRCPSFELTELDPFWNYFLSSSVSHDRWRPTALSERGDSAATSGSSVTTSVEDILSPSPDDDDDEDEEPSDTDAVLDSLLIAGLAGLFASTPNSPEFSSYEDEEFEASEAGGSSQDDETLTENACFKELSSQKELRARREDEAACSSVALSPSDIASALLLEHKLLGAVYLARLRKYQRELNTRGAAWDKVNVEEDPVILAGLLWYWLDELKEPVLSKQDLTAVVVRPTNPVAVLQKLNKATRFTTEYLVRFVARLNLPTPTERRNVIRRLTSALCHQTLSIDGIQRPAVAGWAKMRQGTAARATEFMEVLHDAVSADAAPSVSQRDGTQKHNGTALTNGASTSRDKNFRGINIMASAIAR